A window of the Pseudoliparis swirei isolate HS2019 ecotype Mariana Trench chromosome 13, NWPU_hadal_v1, whole genome shotgun sequence genome harbors these coding sequences:
- the abcc3 gene encoding ATP-binding cassette sub-family C member 3 isoform X4: MDAHFLRFYVATSRQLKRLESVSRSPIYSHFSETVTGSSVIRAYGRHAAFVVMSDMNVDENQKSYYPGIVSNRWLGVRIEFIGNCIVLFAALFAVMGKENLNPGLVGLSVSYALQVTMSLNWMVRMTSDLESNIVAVERVMEYSETKTEAPWEVEDKKPPPEWPTEGNVEFHNYSVRYREGLDLVLKNLTLSVKGGEKIGIVGRTGAGKSSMTLCLFRLLEAAAGEITIDGLKISELGLHDLRSRLTIIPQEPVLFSGTLKMNLDPFEKYSDEEVWRALQQAHLHKFVSNQPAKLDLECSEGGENLSVGQRQLVCLARALLRKTRILVLDEATAAVDLETDDLIQSTIRTQFEDCTVFTIAHRLNTILDYTRVLVLDKGQIAEFDTPANLLSQRGVFYGMAKDAGLTQ, translated from the exons ATGGATGCGCACTTTCTG AGATTTTATGTGGCCACGTCTCGGCAGCTCAAGCGCCTGGAGTCGGTCAGCCGCTCGCCCATTTACTCCCATTTCTCCGAGACGGTCACCGGCAGCAGCGTCATCCGAGCCTACGGCCGGCACGCCGCCTTCGTCGTGATGAGCGACATGAACGTGGACGAGAACCAGAAGAGTTACTACCCGGGTATCGTGTCCAACAG GTGGCTCGGAGTGCGGATCGAGTTCATCGGGAACTGCATCGTGTTGTTCGCGGCTCTGTTCGCCGTGATGGGGAAAGAGAACCTGAACCCGGGCCTGGTGGGCCTGTCGGTATCCTACGCCCTGCAG gTGACCATGTCGCTGAACTGGATGGTGCGAATGACTTCAGACCTGGAGAGCAACATCGTGGCAGTGGAGAGAGTGATGGAGTACTCTGAGACCaagacagag GCCCcgtgggaggtggaggacaaGAAGCCCCCACCCGAGTGGCCCACGGAGGGGAACGTGGAGTTCCACAACTACAGCGTCCGGTACCGAGAGGGTCTGGATCTGGTCCTGAAGAACCTCACGCTGAGCGtcaaaggaggagagaag ATCGGGATCGTGGGCCGCACCGGGGCCGGCAAGTCGTCCATGACGCTCTGCCTCTTCCGACTGCTGGAAGCTGCAGCCGGAGAGATCACCATCGACGGCCTGAAGATATCCGAGTTGGGGCTCCACGACCTGAGGTCCAGACTCACCATCATTCCACAG GAGCCCGTCCTCTTCTCCGGCACACTGAAGATGAACCTGGACCCCTTTGAGAAGTACAGCGATGAAGAAGTGTGGAGGGCTCTGCAACAGGCCCACCTccacaagtttgtcagcaaccaGCCGGCAAAACTGGACCTGGAGTGCTCCGAGGGAGGAGAGAACCTCAG TGTGGGCCAGAGGCAGCTGGTGTGTTTGGCTCGAGCGCtcctgaggaagacgaggatcCTCGTCCTGGATGAAGCTACGGCTGCCGTGGACCTGGAGACGGACGATCTCATCCAGTCTACCATTCGGACTCAGTTTGAAGACTGCACCGTGTTCACCATCGCTCACCGACTCAACACCATCCTGGATTACACAAG aGTGCTGGTGTTGGACAAGGGGCAGATAGCAGAGTTCGACACTCCGGCTAACCTCCTGTCCCAGCGGGGGGTCTTCTACGGCATGGCTAAAGACGCAGGCCTGACGCAGTAG